The following are encoded together in the Glycine max cultivar Williams 82 chromosome 8, Glycine_max_v4.0, whole genome shotgun sequence genome:
- the LOC100796993 gene encoding protein NRT1/ PTR FAMILY 4.5, translating to MDTHVVDGSVEWMQEEKAELVVDGKVDWKGRRALKHKHGGMKVSLLILGAFAVENMATLSLAVNFVSYFTGIMHYELADAANIVTDYMGVSYMLSIVVAVVADTWIGRYKSVVISGFIESLGLALLTVQAHMGSLTPPICNVYVKDAHCAKLSGKQEAFFFISLYLLAFGSAGLKASLPSHGADQFDERDPKEAMQMSSFFNGLLLAVCIGGAVSLTFNVYIQDRYGWDWGFGISTFAIVLGTILFAFGLPLYRIHVAHTKNGIIEIIQVYVAAIRNRNLSLPEDPIELYEIEQDKEAAMEIEHQPHRDIFRFLDKAAIQRKSDVQPENQETPNPWKLCRVTQVENAKIILSMLPIFCCSIIMTLCLAQLQTFSVQQGSTMDTRITKHFNIPPASLPIIPVGFLIIIVPFYDRICVPFLRKFTGIPTGITHLQRIGVGLILSCISMAIAAIIEVKRKGVARDHNMLDALPVKQPLPLSIFWLAFQYFIFGIADMFTYVGLLEFFYSEAPKGLKSTSTCFLWCSMALGYFLSSILVKIVNSATKNITSSGGWLAGNNINRNHLNLFYLFLSILSLINFFVYLFVSKRYKYRPQHPAVTGGNSEE from the exons ATg GATACTCATGTTGTTGATGGGAGTGTGGAGTGGATGCAGGAGGAGAAAGCAGAACTGGTTGTTGATGGAAAAGTTGATTGGAAAGGAAGAAGAGCTTTGAAACACAAACATGGGGGGATGAAAGTTTCATTGCTCATACTTG GCGCATTTGCTGTCGAGAACATGGCAACTCTATCACTAGCAGTGAACTTTGTGTCATACTTCACTGGAATTATGCATTATGAATTAGCAGATGCAGCTAACATAGTAACCGATTACATGGGTGTTAGTTACATGCTTTCCATTGTTGTGGCCGTTGTTGCTGACACTTGGATTGGCAGATACAAATCCGTTGTTATTTCTGGATTCATTGAATCTTTG GGACTTGCATTGCTTACGGTACAGGCACACATGGGTAGCCTGACACCACCCATTTGCAACGTGTATGTGAAAGATGCACATTGTGCAAAGCTTAGTGGGAAGCAAGAAGCATTTTTCTTCATTAGCCTCTACTTGTTGGCCTTTGGCAGTGCAGGTTTGAAGGCTTCCTTGCCATCACATGGTGCTGATCAATTTGATGAAAGAGACCCCAAAGAAGCAATGCAAATGTCAAGCTTCTTCAATGGTCTCTTGTTAGCAGTTTGCATTGGTGGTGCAGTGAGCTTAACGTTTAATGTATATATACAAGACCGCTATGGATGGGATTGGGGCTTTGGAATCTCCACTTTTGCTATTGTTTTGGGAACCATACTCTTTGCCTTTGGATTGCCACTATACCGAATTCATGTTGCACATACAAAAAACGGCATCATTGAGATCATACAG GTCTATGTTGCTGCAATTCGCAACAGAAACCTTTCCCTTCCTGAAGATCCTATAGAACTATACGAGATTGAACAGGACAAAGAAGCTGCAATGGAAATAGAGCATCAACCTCATAGGGATATTTTCAG GTTTTTGGACAAAGCAGCTATCCAAAGAAAATCTGACGTGCAACCGGAGAACCAAGAGACTCCAAACCCATGGAAACTATGCAGAGTTACCCAAGTAGAAAATGCAAAAATCATTCTAAGCATGCTCCCTATATTCTGTTGCTCAATCATAATGACCCTTTGCTTAGCACAACTCCAAACCTTTTCTGTTCAGCAAGGCTCCACCATGGACACCAGGATCACAAAACATTTTAACATCCCTCCTGCATCCCTCCCAATCATCCCAGTTGGCTTCTTAATCATTATAGTCCCTTTCTATGATCGCATTTGTGTGCCTTTTCTTCGTAAATTCACTGGTATTCCCACCGGCATTACACACTTGCAGCGCATAGGAGTAGGCCTAATACTCTCTTGCATCTCCATGGCAATTGCAGCAATCATAGAGGTTAAAAGAAAAGGAGTTGCAAGAGACCACAACATGCTAGATGCCTTGCCAGTAAAACAGCCATTGCCATTGAGTATATTCTGGCTTGCTTTTCAGTATTTTATATTTGGCATAGCTGACATGTTTACCTACGTGGGGCTTCTTGAGTTTTTCTATTCAGAAGCACCAAAAGGCCTAAAATCCACATCAACATGCTTCCTTTGGTGCTCTATGGCCCTTGGCTATTTTCTAAGTTCCATATTGGTGAAAATTGTGAACAGTGCGACCAAGAATATCACTTCAAGTGGAGGTTGGTTAGCAGGGAACAATATTAACAGAAACCATCTGAACCTGTTCTACTTGTTCCTCTCAATATTGAGCTTGATCAACTTCTTTGTCTATTTGTTCGTTTCAAAGAGGTACAAGTACAGGCCTCAACACCCTGCAGTTACCGGTGGCAATTCAGAGGAGTGA